In the genome of Aureimonas sp. OT7, one region contains:
- a CDS encoding DUF2235 domain-containing protein, translated as MKHFGRRDCVDPNSLHTDKFVQAYRSGFPAHRGRAMEFVVCCDGTWNTPDDLDQGIPAPTNVVKLRNILADTGPDGTPQRVYYHPGVGADGTKWERLAGGGMGEGLEKNVQSAYYWLATTYRPGGRIWLFGFSRGAYTVRSLSGMISQCGLLDLSDHAIPPETAWASVEAVYQAYRRTSDGTPKMVALRDMPFHGVPPGKPTLLSTKIYFIGVWDTVGALGVPDDMALLNLIDDPAKFEFHDTDLSAAVVHARHAVAMDERRQSFEPTLWIDTPPRQEMKQVWFPGVHGDVGGGYWRCGLSDGALKWMVDEASALGLAFKPGGVQQIRSDPRDVLHDSRTGIFKALKTRPRAVPLVDTSSGAAIHPPAHMRREDPPIAQGAYWPSVTLAPAKPKTVRIFARQQWNATGLYLEGGVSYRFTSEGQWIDGSIACGPDGAADGRLDVGKAFHLVGTALGKLERVYKRLTGNPQADFILTRREEEIDWFALVGMVANGWKPPDSPRERPNQIFPIGSGTTFTPAVGGYLYCFANDAWQTYDNNRGSIRLTVSPKEEA; from the coding sequence ATGAAGCATTTCGGTCGGCGCGACTGCGTAGACCCGAATTCTCTTCATACAGATAAGTTTGTCCAAGCGTACAGATCCGGTTTTCCTGCTCATCGGGGGAGAGCGATGGAATTCGTTGTGTGCTGTGATGGAACCTGGAACACGCCGGATGACCTGGATCAGGGCATTCCCGCGCCCACCAACGTCGTGAAGCTGCGCAACATCCTTGCGGATACGGGCCCCGACGGAACGCCGCAGCGCGTCTATTATCATCCGGGCGTCGGCGCCGACGGCACCAAGTGGGAACGGCTCGCCGGCGGCGGGATGGGCGAGGGGCTCGAGAAGAACGTCCAGAGCGCCTATTACTGGCTTGCAACGACCTATCGGCCGGGCGGCCGGATCTGGCTCTTCGGCTTCAGCCGGGGTGCCTATACGGTTCGCAGCCTGAGCGGGATGATCTCCCAGTGTGGACTGCTCGACCTTTCCGATCACGCCATCCCGCCTGAGACGGCATGGGCCTCGGTCGAAGCGGTTTATCAAGCCTATCGCAGGACATCGGACGGCACTCCAAAGATGGTCGCGCTGAGGGACATGCCCTTCCATGGTGTGCCACCGGGAAAACCTACCCTGCTGTCGACGAAAATCTACTTCATCGGTGTGTGGGACACGGTCGGTGCCCTGGGCGTGCCCGACGACATGGCGCTCCTCAACCTCATCGACGATCCCGCGAAGTTCGAATTTCACGATACGGATCTCAGTGCTGCAGTGGTTCATGCCCGCCATGCGGTTGCCATGGACGAGCGGCGACAAAGTTTCGAGCCGACGCTCTGGATCGATACGCCGCCACGCCAGGAAATGAAGCAGGTCTGGTTTCCCGGGGTGCACGGCGATGTTGGCGGCGGCTATTGGCGTTGCGGCCTGTCGGACGGCGCACTCAAGTGGATGGTGGATGAAGCCTCCGCCCTGGGGCTGGCGTTCAAGCCTGGCGGTGTCCAACAGATCAGGTCCGATCCGCGCGATGTCCTGCACGATTCCCGGACAGGCATTTTCAAGGCCTTGAAAACGCGTCCACGCGCCGTGCCCCTTGTCGACACATCATCCGGTGCAGCCATACACCCCCCGGCGCACATGCGCCGCGAGGATCCGCCCATCGCGCAGGGCGCTTACTGGCCATCCGTGACGCTCGCCCCCGCAAAGCCGAAAACAGTCAGGATTTTCGCCAGGCAGCAGTGGAATGCGACCGGATTGTACCTCGAAGGGGGCGTTTCCTATCGCTTCACCTCGGAGGGGCAGTGGATCGATGGATCAATCGCGTGCGGTCCGGACGGGGCTGCCGATGGGCGCCTCGATGTTGGAAAGGCCTTCCATCTCGTCGGTACGGCGCTCGGCAAGCTGGAGAGGGTCTATAAACGCCTGACAGGCAACCCCCAGGCCGATTTCATCCTGACGCGCCGGGAAGAGGAGATCGACTGGTTCGCGCTGGTCGGCATGGTCGCCAATGGCTGGAAGCCGCCGGACAGCCCGAGAGAGCGGCCAAACCAGATTTTCCCTATTGGCTCGGGCACGACATTCACACCTGCGGTTGGCGGATACCTCTATTGCTTCGCGAACGACGCATGGCAGACCTACGACAATAACAGAGGAAGTATTCGCCTGACGGTGTCGCCGAAGGAGGAAGCGTGA
- a CDS encoding MFS transporter, whose protein sequence is MATGNRWLVLAIVSSALFLIVVDMTVLYTALPRLTHDLAASASQKLWIVNAYPLVVAGLLPGLGTLGDRLGHRSLFLAGLVVFGIASLSAAYSPTPEALIGSRVLLAVGAAMMMPATLSIIRLTFTDDDERSFAIGIWAAVASGGAAFGPVIGGVMLEYFWWGSVFLINVPVVAAAFVLGYLIVPARRGDASRKWDIVASAQIMVGLIALAFAIKEVGRREATWETVVAGAVVGVAAMALFVRRQRRSPAPLIDFTLFRASRFSAGVATAMATAAALVGIELILSQRLQLVLGYSPLEAGLLILPIPAAAFVAGPLAGLALPKLGVDRTLWLSLGVAGLGLALYILSLGGAASVWLGALAVMGFGIGAAMTAASSTIMMSAPENRAGMAASVEEVSYELGGAIGVAMIGSLMSLVYTASLMLPQGLTGDKTALDSLDEALIAADRLPAGEAEILAALAKSAFDNAYLAVAAMVTFLLLATALGVWFMTRNQAASRTTTT, encoded by the coding sequence ATGGCTACCGGTAACCGCTGGCTGGTTCTTGCAATCGTATCCAGCGCGCTTTTCCTGATCGTCGTCGACATGACGGTACTTTACACGGCCCTGCCGCGGCTGACACATGATCTCGCTGCCAGCGCATCGCAGAAATTATGGATCGTCAACGCCTATCCCCTCGTCGTTGCGGGTCTTTTGCCCGGGCTGGGCACACTCGGCGACCGGTTGGGTCATCGTAGCCTGTTCCTGGCCGGCCTGGTCGTCTTCGGCATTGCATCCTTGTCCGCGGCCTATTCGCCAACGCCCGAAGCCTTGATCGGATCACGGGTGCTGCTGGCGGTCGGTGCAGCCATGATGATGCCGGCGACGCTGTCGATCATTCGCCTGACCTTCACCGACGATGATGAACGGTCCTTCGCAATCGGCATATGGGCCGCTGTCGCCTCCGGGGGCGCGGCCTTCGGCCCGGTCATCGGCGGAGTGATGCTGGAGTATTTCTGGTGGGGCTCGGTTTTCCTTATCAACGTGCCGGTCGTGGCGGCGGCGTTTGTCCTTGGCTACCTGATTGTTCCGGCGCGGCGCGGCGATGCCAGCCGCAAATGGGATATCGTGGCATCCGCGCAGATCATGGTGGGTTTGATCGCCCTTGCCTTTGCCATAAAAGAAGTCGGACGACGTGAGGCGACCTGGGAAACAGTCGTGGCCGGCGCGGTCGTCGGTGTTGCCGCCATGGCGCTCTTTGTCCGCAGGCAGCGCCGCAGCCCCGCGCCGCTGATCGATTTTACCCTGTTCCGTGCATCGCGGTTCTCGGCCGGTGTGGCGACCGCGATGGCCACCGCCGCCGCTCTCGTCGGCATCGAACTCATCCTCAGCCAGCGGCTTCAGCTCGTCCTCGGCTACTCTCCATTGGAGGCAGGATTGCTGATCCTGCCAATCCCGGCGGCGGCCTTCGTTGCGGGTCCGCTTGCCGGGCTTGCCCTGCCGAAGCTGGGGGTCGACCGCACCTTATGGCTCTCCCTCGGCGTCGCGGGGCTCGGCCTGGCCCTTTACATTCTGAGCCTTGGCGGCGCGGCGTCCGTTTGGCTTGGCGCACTGGCGGTCATGGGGTTCGGGATTGGAGCGGCGATGACGGCAGCGTCCAGTACGATCATGATGAGTGCGCCGGAAAACCGGGCAGGCATGGCCGCGTCGGTAGAAGAAGTGTCCTACGAACTCGGCGGCGCGATCGGGGTTGCGATGATCGGCAGCCTGATGTCGCTCGTCTATACGGCCAGCCTTATGCTTCCGCAGGGGCTGACCGGCGACAAGACCGCGCTGGACAGTCTGGACGAAGCGCTCATCGCTGCGGACCGCCTGCCGGCGGGCGAAGCCGAAATCCTGGCCGCGCTGGCCAAATCCGCGTTCGATAACGCCTATCTGGCCGTCGCCGCGATGGTGACATTCCTGCTTCTGGCCACTGCACTGGGTGTGTGGTTCATGACCCGCAATCAGGCCGCATCGCGAACGACGACGACATAG
- a CDS encoding peptidoglycan-binding domain-containing protein: MVDYFVTRKTALRPDPDDTSPEVTLLQINETVSALRELRPWMKVSLSRDGCETLFGWVRLEMVSTRAADPFQVFDEPEGVARSVIGEIVATRLTLPPWRKVDILLSDGSVETGWIVNASAPDGDAGGDDGSSVGDNQSGEGRETLDLGPNEIYRSSILLAQTRTGIAAAALAALIDAEAAKLPSGEWNKRSTAGTSSAAGLTQFLKTTWLGEARKPRTFLNECCRAKGYVDAANAVVARRQAELLALRFDPELSIVAAAEYGAANLEALVKAGLVPLEAGDDEKARFIYIAHHEGLGGARSFLEGSQTYSLKDLAKQVGQAAAQRFVDAAGGDATRAYRTWLDTYVQEKIQPARFRRSRPGITLPRGEGLKSLLQFDGAARPVSDLSSDAALAKAVQWRLTELGYLDPPADGKFGPVSSWALGEFCDRNGVSLREGFTRTVAQRLVTPTVFLPEIVPGGTWFDKVISAMKTEGHFISRHPDAKNIVYLEGASRDGRPNDDTPNQFNDLRIVFSVGEGGTIDVEGSVWDGTTEPGRYWTLNPMNPLGAARIAFGQYKAWCVGTHHPNAASAHQALVQIEPISVYRDRNKDFKRPGDMVDTGLFAINQHWGYDAPQDDLGRTSAGCLVGRTRDGHRKFMSLVKTDPRYIASRSYRFMTTVLPGDRVLG; the protein is encoded by the coding sequence ATGGTCGATTATTTCGTCACTCGCAAGACCGCGCTGCGGCCCGACCCGGACGACACGTCTCCGGAGGTCACCTTACTACAGATCAATGAGACGGTCTCGGCACTGCGTGAACTCCGTCCCTGGATGAAGGTTTCGCTGAGCCGGGATGGCTGCGAGACCCTCTTTGGCTGGGTGCGCCTGGAAATGGTCAGCACGCGTGCGGCCGATCCATTTCAGGTCTTCGATGAACCGGAGGGCGTGGCAAGGAGCGTGATCGGCGAGATCGTGGCGACACGCCTCACCTTGCCGCCCTGGCGCAAGGTCGACATCCTCCTTTCGGACGGCAGCGTAGAGACAGGCTGGATCGTCAATGCGAGCGCCCCCGACGGCGACGCCGGCGGAGACGACGGCAGTTCAGTCGGCGACAATCAGTCGGGGGAAGGCCGGGAAACGCTCGATCTTGGGCCAAACGAGATCTACCGATCGTCCATCCTTTTGGCGCAGACGCGCACCGGTATCGCGGCGGCGGCGCTGGCGGCGCTTATCGACGCAGAAGCGGCCAAGCTCCCCTCGGGGGAATGGAACAAGAGGTCGACGGCAGGCACCAGCAGCGCCGCCGGCCTGACGCAATTCTTGAAAACCACCTGGCTGGGCGAGGCGCGAAAGCCGCGCACGTTCCTCAATGAATGCTGCCGGGCCAAGGGTTATGTCGATGCGGCCAACGCCGTCGTCGCCCGCCGGCAAGCCGAGCTTCTGGCGCTGCGGTTCGACCCGGAACTGTCGATCGTCGCCGCCGCCGAATACGGTGCCGCTAATCTGGAAGCTCTCGTCAAGGCCGGCCTGGTGCCGCTGGAAGCCGGCGACGACGAGAAGGCGCGCTTCATCTACATCGCCCATCATGAAGGGCTGGGCGGCGCACGATCCTTTCTGGAGGGAAGCCAGACCTATTCCCTGAAAGATCTTGCGAAGCAGGTCGGTCAGGCGGCTGCGCAGCGCTTCGTCGACGCGGCCGGCGGCGATGCGACGCGGGCTTATCGCACCTGGCTGGATACGTATGTGCAGGAGAAGATACAGCCTGCAAGGTTCCGCCGCAGCCGACCGGGTATCACCTTGCCGCGCGGCGAGGGGCTGAAATCGCTTCTGCAGTTCGACGGCGCGGCGCGCCCGGTCAGCGATCTGAGTTCCGATGCCGCCTTGGCCAAGGCGGTGCAATGGCGCCTGACCGAACTCGGTTATCTCGACCCGCCGGCAGACGGGAAGTTCGGGCCGGTTTCGTCCTGGGCTCTCGGCGAGTTCTGCGACCGGAACGGGGTCTCTCTGCGCGAGGGCTTCACCCGCACGGTGGCGCAGCGGCTGGTGACACCAACGGTTTTTCTGCCGGAGATCGTACCGGGCGGGACGTGGTTCGACAAAGTCATCTCGGCCATGAAGACCGAGGGTCACTTCATCAGCCGGCACCCAGACGCGAAGAACATCGTGTACCTTGAAGGTGCAAGCCGCGATGGCCGGCCGAACGACGATACGCCCAACCAGTTCAATGATCTGCGTATCGTATTCTCCGTCGGAGAAGGCGGGACGATCGATGTCGAAGGCTCTGTCTGGGACGGCACGACCGAGCCCGGCCGGTACTGGACGCTCAATCCGATGAACCCGCTTGGCGCGGCACGCATCGCCTTCGGCCAGTACAAGGCATGGTGTGTCGGAACCCATCATCCCAACGCCGCGTCGGCGCATCAGGCGCTGGTACAGATCGAGCCGATCAGCGTCTACCGAGACCGGAACAAGGACTTCAAGCGCCCCGGCGACATGGTCGATACGGGCCTCTTCGCGATCAATCAGCATTGGGGCTACGACGCGCCGCAGGACGACCTTGGGCGCACGAGTGCCGGCTGCCTTGTCGGCCGCACCAGGGATGGCCACCGCAAGTTCATGTCGCTCGTGAAAACCGACCCGCGCTATATCGCCAGCCGCTCGTACCGGTTCATGACGACAGTCCTGCCGGGAGACAGGGTGCTGGGCTGA
- a CDS encoding LysR family transcriptional regulator, with amino-acid sequence MPSFQEMRAFEATARHGSFTTAGRELSLTQSAVSKQVRQLEDTLGVQLFIRLPGGVALTPHGERFLLSARRILEDCEKATHAIVSSVGSQRTLRIAVLPTFASRWLIPRLPAFIARHDGVTVELTTEPKPFDMVERSVDVAIHYGAPAWPNGDVSFLCREQIVAVGSPAYLRDNAVKQVDDLQHATLLQQATRPHIWQQWFAAVGAEHPYPYRGPMFDQFAMTSQAAVAGMGIALVPTFLIERELVRGELQALPNPPWSGPGAYYLVTPIAAAGDALVADFVDWMQGQVSYRPLDKADISSRMSFHSASSNATRSKARR; translated from the coding sequence ATGCCATCCTTTCAGGAAATGCGCGCCTTCGAGGCCACAGCGCGTCATGGAAGCTTCACCACCGCCGGAAGGGAACTCAGCCTGACCCAAAGCGCGGTCAGCAAGCAGGTACGGCAACTCGAGGATACACTCGGCGTACAGCTGTTCATCCGCCTGCCGGGGGGCGTTGCCCTGACGCCGCATGGTGAGCGCTTTCTGTTGTCGGCACGCCGGATTTTGGAGGATTGCGAAAAGGCGACCCATGCGATCGTGTCGTCCGTCGGCAGCCAGCGAACCCTTCGGATCGCCGTACTTCCCACCTTTGCCTCGCGATGGCTTATTCCGCGGCTGCCTGCTTTCATTGCGCGCCATGACGGTGTGACGGTCGAGCTGACGACCGAGCCGAAGCCGTTCGACATGGTGGAGCGGTCGGTTGACGTCGCCATTCATTACGGCGCGCCGGCCTGGCCCAATGGCGACGTCAGCTTTCTATGCCGCGAGCAGATCGTGGCTGTCGGGAGCCCCGCCTATCTGCGGGACAATGCGGTGAAACAGGTGGACGATCTTCAACATGCGACCTTGCTGCAGCAGGCGACGCGTCCGCACATCTGGCAGCAATGGTTCGCGGCCGTCGGTGCGGAACACCCATACCCCTATCGCGGGCCGATGTTCGACCAGTTCGCGATGACAAGCCAGGCCGCGGTCGCCGGAATGGGCATCGCACTGGTTCCGACATTCCTGATCGAACGGGAACTGGTCAGGGGCGAGCTCCAGGCACTGCCCAATCCGCCATGGAGCGGGCCGGGGGCCTATTATCTGGTGACCCCGATTGCGGCTGCCGGCGATGCACTCGTTGCCGACTTCGTCGACTGGATGCAGGGCCAGGTCAGCTACCGACCCTTGGACAAGGCGGATATATCGTCGAGAATGTCGTTCCACTCTGCGTCATCCAATGCGACCAGGTCGAAGGCGCGGAGGTAG
- a CDS encoding TetR family transcriptional regulator translates to MAGRPRTIDRDKVLDAAEAVVQRTGASGLTIDAVAREAGITKGGVQYCFGSKDSLINAMLQRWCEGFDAAVRQLAGPDADAIATLRGHVEANRRTDAAENSRSSAMMAALLQTPSQIAETRDWYTHRLSNLDAKTEEARRVRLAFLASEGVFYLRAFDLVALDDAEWNDILDDISALSKGR, encoded by the coding sequence ATGGCCGGCAGACCCAGAACGATCGATAGGGACAAGGTGCTCGACGCTGCGGAGGCGGTCGTGCAGCGGACCGGCGCGTCCGGGCTGACGATCGACGCGGTCGCCCGCGAAGCCGGGATCACTAAGGGCGGCGTGCAGTATTGCTTCGGCTCGAAGGACAGTCTCATCAACGCCATGTTGCAGCGGTGGTGCGAGGGGTTCGATGCCGCCGTGCGTCAGCTTGCTGGGCCTGACGCCGACGCCATCGCTACCTTGCGCGGCCATGTCGAGGCAAACCGCAGGACCGACGCTGCAGAAAACTCGCGATCCTCCGCAATGATGGCCGCTTTGCTCCAGACGCCATCCCAGATCGCCGAAACACGCGACTGGTACACCCACCGCCTGTCCAACCTCGACGCGAAAACTGAGGAAGCCCGGCGGGTGCGCCTGGCCTTTCTGGCTTCCGAGGGTGTCTTCTACCTCCGCGCCTTCGACCTGGTCGCATTGGATGACGCAGAGTGGAACGACATTCTCGACGATATATCCGCCTTGTCCAAGGGTCGGTAG